From Paraglaciecola sp. L1A13:
GGCAAATGATACGTTTCAGCGAACCTGCCCCCGCAGGTTTCATCACGAATAAATTAACTTTGTTCTGAGGTTGCCACATTTTTTCGGACGATTTAATTAATAGGCATTCGCCTGCTCATATTCTACTGGGCTTACATAGCCCAAATAGGAATGTCGTCGTTGTCGATTGTAAAACACTTAAATATATACAAATATGCTTTGCTTAGCCTGTGAACGCGTAAAGTAGTCT
This genomic window contains:
- a CDS encoding IS3 family transposase; its protein translation is MFYNRQRRHSYLGYVSPVEYEQANAY